From a single Stackebrandtia endophytica genomic region:
- a CDS encoding Crp/Fnr family transcriptional regulator, with the protein MDETLTRAGLFQGVNPEAVDALSKELEHIEVKKGQTVFTESEPGDSLYIVLTGKVKLGRRSADGRQNLLAVMGPSDMFGELSLFDPGPRTATATALTDVRLARLGKSSLRPWLTDRPEIAEQLLRVIARRLRRTNDLMADLIFTDVPGRVAKSLLQMASRFGTRDGGVLRVTHDLTQEELAQLVGASRETVNKALADFAGRGWLRLDGKSVIILDPERLARRARV; encoded by the coding sequence ATGGACGAGACACTGACCCGTGCGGGGTTGTTCCAGGGGGTAAACCCGGAGGCCGTTGACGCGCTGTCGAAAGAGCTCGAGCACATCGAGGTCAAGAAGGGCCAGACGGTCTTCACCGAGAGCGAACCGGGCGACAGCCTGTACATCGTGCTGACCGGCAAGGTCAAGCTGGGACGTCGATCCGCTGACGGTCGCCAGAACCTGCTCGCCGTCATGGGACCATCCGACATGTTCGGCGAACTGTCTCTCTTCGACCCCGGCCCGCGTACCGCGACCGCGACCGCGTTGACCGACGTTCGGCTGGCCCGCCTGGGCAAGTCGTCGCTGCGTCCGTGGTTGACCGACCGTCCCGAGATCGCCGAGCAGCTGCTGCGCGTGATCGCTCGCCGGTTGCGCCGCACCAACGACCTGATGGCCGACCTCATCTTCACCGATGTCCCCGGCCGGGTCGCCAAGTCGCTGCTGCAGATGGCCAGCCGGTTCGGCACCCGCGACGGCGGCGTGCTGCGCGTCACCCACGACCTCACTCAGGAGGAACTGGCTCAGCTGGTGGGTGCGTCGCGTGAGACCGTCAACAAGGCGCTCGCCGACTTCGCCGGCCGTGGTTGGCTGCGGTTGGACGGCAAGAGCGTCATCATTCTCGACCCGGAGCGTCTCGCCCGTCGCGCCCGAGTCTGA
- a CDS encoding GNAT family N-acetyltransferase — protein MPVTSPDTDLTTERLVLRPWTTAEATAVVDGTRLADWAEDFPDEGDRVIAKLFDKNPAWLGAYGHRLIIERESTTVVGSIGMFWPPADGAVEIGYGVVASRRGRGYATEAARAVAEFALTATGVGTVFATADLSNPASIRVLEKAGFEHRSTEGDTVRYAFAKA, from the coding sequence ATACCCGTGACTTCCCCCGACACCGACCTGACCACCGAGCGTCTCGTCCTGCGGCCCTGGACCACCGCCGAGGCCACCGCCGTCGTCGACGGCACCCGACTCGCCGACTGGGCCGAGGACTTCCCCGACGAGGGTGACCGGGTCATCGCCAAGCTCTTCGACAAGAACCCCGCATGGCTCGGTGCCTACGGCCACCGCCTGATCATCGAGCGCGAAAGCACCACAGTGGTGGGTTCGATCGGCATGTTCTGGCCGCCCGCCGACGGAGCCGTCGAGATCGGTTACGGCGTCGTGGCGTCCCGGCGTGGCCGCGGCTACGCCACCGAGGCCGCCCGTGCCGTCGCGGAGTTCGCGCTCACCGCGACGGGCGTGGGCACCGTGTTCGCCACCGCGGACCTGTCGAATCCGGCGTCTATCCGAGTCCTGGAGAAGGCCGGTTTCGAGCACCGCAGCACCGAGGGCGACACCGTCCGGTACGCGTTCGCGAAGGCCTGA
- a CDS encoding serine/threonine-protein kinase has product MMAPHDHIRPSTTDFPDLTNVTVLAQGAHATVFRAHQVSFRREIALKIDHRTITSAGERDRFEQETEAVKRLAEHPGILATYDAGVTPAGQPFTISELCRGSYADRLSRGGGLDPDEVQRIGIRIADALALAHEHRVLHRDIKPANLLINHAGDPVLADFGVASLMDSRTEEPTVRAAMTPAYAPLETFHLRPSGETGDVYSLAATLYALLSGRPPRFPNDDRDLDLDDVMALFGEPIADVPGVSQVLLGMLRAAMTNNPAGRPSAMQFRDMLESVPVATATTALPMVKPDTSTEVVAPPTPRRPPSAPVAAPAAPASNPGGDTWAQDVSSRRPSPSPRPTQPAAAWGGAAPPPPPPTTTALVPRQGGSPEDRLPVPLTDKQTRRERRIAERGGKEKGGLGQLLLVGGIAIAIIIAGITGGILLITSGGDEPATPTADSSALAGPTCAVEEFGVTCLPEPQCFTGDLLNSDDLAAAEPIACTEAHAWEAYAVGELPDDIPNPTYGEVRKVDLVKATCLAAVSEGPLANILGNGASDWQSDVLPPSQADFDDGSRQFLCVTRPRSGEITTGSLFGN; this is encoded by the coding sequence ATGATGGCACCCCACGATCACATCCGACCGTCCACGACCGATTTTCCCGACCTCACCAACGTCACGGTCCTGGCACAGGGTGCCCATGCCACGGTCTTTCGGGCGCATCAGGTGTCGTTCCGGCGTGAGATCGCCCTCAAGATTGACCACCGGACCATCACCAGCGCCGGCGAGCGAGACCGGTTCGAGCAGGAGACCGAGGCGGTCAAGCGGCTCGCCGAACACCCCGGCATCCTCGCCACCTATGACGCCGGAGTAACCCCGGCCGGGCAGCCCTTCACCATCAGTGAGCTGTGCCGCGGCTCCTATGCCGACCGGTTGTCGCGTGGCGGCGGGCTCGATCCTGACGAGGTGCAGCGCATCGGCATTCGCATCGCCGACGCCTTGGCACTGGCTCATGAGCACCGCGTCCTTCACCGCGACATCAAACCGGCCAACCTGCTGATCAACCACGCCGGAGACCCGGTGCTGGCGGACTTCGGCGTGGCGTCCCTGATGGACTCCCGCACCGAGGAGCCGACGGTTCGCGCCGCCATGACCCCCGCCTATGCTCCACTGGAGACGTTCCACCTGCGGCCGTCGGGTGAGACCGGGGACGTCTACTCACTGGCCGCGACCCTATATGCGCTCCTCAGTGGACGACCGCCCCGGTTCCCCAACGACGATCGCGACCTCGACCTCGACGACGTCATGGCCCTGTTCGGAGAACCCATCGCCGACGTTCCCGGCGTCTCCCAAGTCCTCCTCGGCATGCTGCGCGCCGCCATGACCAACAACCCGGCCGGCAGGCCCTCCGCGATGCAGTTCCGCGACATGCTCGAAAGCGTCCCCGTCGCCACCGCCACCACCGCACTACCCATGGTCAAACCCGACACCAGCACCGAGGTCGTCGCCCCACCGACCCCGCGCCGCCCACCCAGCGCCCCCGTCGCCGCGCCCGCCGCCCCCGCGAGCAACCCCGGCGGCGACACCTGGGCCCAAGACGTGTCCTCACGACGACCCTCACCAAGCCCGCGCCCCACCCAGCCGGCCGCCGCCTGGGGCGGAGCCGCGCCACCACCCCCGCCACCCACCACCACCGCGCTCGTGCCCCGCCAAGGCGGCAGCCCCGAAGACCGACTCCCGGTCCCCCTGACCGACAAACAAACCCGACGCGAACGCCGCATCGCCGAACGCGGCGGCAAGGAAAAGGGCGGCCTCGGGCAACTCCTCCTCGTCGGCGGCATCGCCATCGCCATCATCATCGCCGGCATCACCGGAGGAATCCTGCTCATCACCAGCGGCGGCGACGAACCCGCGACCCCCACCGCCGACAGCAGCGCCCTAGCCGGACCCACCTGCGCCGTCGAAGAATTCGGTGTCACCTGCCTACCCGAACCACAATGCTTCACCGGCGACCTCCTCAACAGCGACGACCTCGCCGCCGCCGAACCCATCGCCTGTACCGAAGCACACGCCTGGGAGGCCTACGCCGTCGGCGAACTACCCGACGACATCCCCAACCCCACCTATGGCGAAGTCCGCAAAGTCGACCTCGTCAAAGCGACCTGCCTCGCCGCCGTCAGTGAAGGACCCCTAGCCAACATCCTCGGCAACGGCGCCAGCGACTGGCAATCCGACGTCCTCCCACCAAGCCAAGCCGACTTCGACGACGGATCCCGACAATTCCTCTGCGTAACCCGGCCCAGGAGTGGAGAAATAACCACCGGCTCCCTCTTCGGCAACTAA
- a CDS encoding AAA family ATPase, which produces MTCPFCGTVVVVPGARYCHNCGGPLSPVASMPATERRVVTVLFCDLSDFTAWSEDQDPERVGAVTDMVLAECAKAVNEYGGHVDKLTGDGLMAVFGAPIAHDDDAERAVRAAQRMRRAVRKLLKTESGGGVPLGLRVGLRSGLVVAGMQASVEYTVIGDTVNTAARLADAAGVGTVYASDETVTATRHVAAWRRLTPLRLKGKRKPVEVYELLGLHDEPGTRASLGDQAPFVGRGPEMGRISGRLEAVIDRGEPLSVVVTGDAGLGKTRFALESARLATSRGARVLSVRAAAYGQGYRLGPLADLVRKAIGLSISEDRAAGERQLRRVVERYGTNATNDVSALNVDLLLSLLGFGPAPQAPGRPDGSGGDAESESESIPAVAADLFNLLARESPLMLIVDDLHAATPQALNLLSSAVARLTGPILVLILGRPDLVRTAGVLTRISEAEAYTLTPLRGADAARLLSAFCDNGEVDSEDESLLLATAQGNPYYLAELVTLLTERGMLTESDGVWRLAPGSLTGQLLSADLARVLTARIDSLPPIARQLLREVAVVGDAIPESALEIFESTVNGDIDTAIEELLSRQMLRRRTHGGYRFVTPLMREAAYNGLGKADLADRHARLARWAVHTTSLQAPQADEFVINHATKAIQLAKDMQLPANAKAFAVTDSCITAYGRAASRAMDAAEPGDALRLLEGSAVLRPLSMADQLVRVRAQLRLGQTGEALAGLEALALNLGIQLLGTEPETVSSVDAPIAARTLVLAGRTYRAIGEQDNAATAWRQAWQVASDAGLANEQSDALCRLGMFDYLAGRLRRAEERFTTALEVASGAQDSRAQAWALQHLAWVQTSRGDFSAAEGSLGRAARHFAMQRDRMGRAWVRSSAAFTRLLAGRLREAGRLAEAFGPFGEKVGDAWAVGMLRAVGAFSAVELGHVEQADSMARRAFRSFDRIDDTWGRGFTLVVRAHIARDLGELDHAMNLLDDAEHYAAEAAHPLLSGMTYTLRGFCLLGLGDADGAEASARSTLALAVPHEVLEPVKVGPLALRAEARLAKGDRDTAMRWLAELSEEYTAPALLFPRRRVVARYAQLLLADGRTDEARTWALRALNSPGEDAFSGEFVARVARESGVDIGAAQRQVVSAS; this is translated from the coding sequence ATGACCTGCCCGTTCTGTGGCACCGTCGTCGTGGTTCCCGGCGCACGTTACTGCCACAACTGCGGTGGCCCCCTGTCTCCGGTGGCTTCCATGCCCGCCACCGAACGGCGGGTCGTGACCGTTCTGTTCTGCGACCTCTCCGACTTCACGGCCTGGTCGGAGGACCAGGACCCCGAACGGGTCGGCGCCGTCACCGACATGGTGTTGGCCGAGTGCGCCAAAGCCGTCAACGAATACGGCGGCCACGTCGACAAACTGACCGGCGACGGCCTCATGGCCGTGTTCGGTGCGCCCATCGCGCACGACGACGACGCCGAACGCGCCGTGCGTGCCGCGCAGCGGATGCGCCGCGCGGTCCGCAAACTGTTGAAGACCGAATCCGGTGGCGGTGTCCCCCTGGGTCTGCGCGTCGGACTGCGATCGGGCCTGGTCGTGGCCGGAATGCAGGCGTCGGTGGAGTACACCGTCATCGGCGACACCGTCAACACCGCCGCGCGGTTGGCCGATGCGGCCGGCGTGGGCACCGTCTACGCCAGCGACGAGACCGTCACCGCGACCCGGCACGTCGCCGCGTGGCGACGCCTGACGCCGTTGCGGTTGAAGGGGAAGCGCAAACCGGTCGAGGTGTACGAACTGCTCGGTCTGCACGATGAACCGGGTACTCGCGCCAGTCTCGGCGACCAGGCCCCCTTCGTGGGCCGAGGTCCGGAGATGGGCCGGATCTCAGGTCGGTTGGAGGCCGTCATCGACCGGGGCGAACCACTCTCGGTCGTGGTCACCGGTGACGCCGGGCTGGGGAAGACCCGGTTCGCGTTGGAATCGGCGCGCCTGGCCACCAGCCGTGGCGCCCGTGTCCTATCGGTGCGGGCCGCCGCCTACGGGCAGGGCTATCGGCTGGGACCGCTGGCCGATCTGGTCCGGAAGGCCATCGGTCTGTCCATATCGGAGGACCGTGCGGCCGGTGAACGACAGCTGCGTCGCGTGGTCGAGAGATACGGCACCAACGCCACCAACGACGTCAGCGCGCTCAACGTCGACCTATTGCTGTCACTGCTGGGCTTCGGTCCCGCACCCCAGGCACCCGGGCGACCCGACGGCTCCGGCGGCGACGCCGAATCCGAAAGCGAGTCGATCCCCGCAGTCGCCGCCGACCTGTTCAACCTGCTGGCACGGGAAAGCCCACTCATGCTGATCGTCGACGATCTGCACGCGGCCACCCCGCAGGCCCTGAACCTGCTCAGCTCCGCCGTCGCACGACTGACCGGCCCCATCCTGGTCCTCATCCTGGGGCGCCCCGACCTGGTCCGCACCGCCGGAGTGCTCACCCGCATCTCCGAAGCCGAGGCCTACACCCTCACCCCGCTGCGCGGCGCCGACGCCGCCCGACTGCTGTCGGCGTTCTGCGACAACGGCGAAGTCGACTCCGAAGACGAATCGCTGCTGCTGGCCACCGCACAGGGCAACCCCTACTACCTGGCCGAACTGGTCACGCTGCTCACCGAACGCGGCATGCTCACCGAATCCGACGGGGTGTGGCGACTGGCACCGGGATCGCTGACCGGGCAACTCCTGTCCGCCGACCTGGCGCGGGTCCTCACCGCGCGTATCGACAGCCTCCCGCCGATCGCACGGCAACTACTGCGTGAGGTCGCCGTCGTCGGTGACGCCATCCCCGAATCCGCGTTGGAGATCTTCGAGAGCACCGTCAACGGCGACATCGACACCGCCATCGAGGAGCTGCTGTCCCGGCAGATGCTGCGCCGCCGCACCCACGGCGGATACCGGTTCGTGACACCGCTGATGAGAGAGGCCGCCTACAACGGGCTCGGCAAAGCCGACCTCGCCGACCGTCACGCGCGGCTGGCCAGATGGGCGGTGCACACCACCAGCCTGCAAGCCCCGCAAGCCGACGAGTTCGTCATCAACCACGCCACCAAGGCGATCCAGCTCGCCAAGGACATGCAGCTGCCCGCCAACGCCAAGGCGTTCGCGGTCACCGACTCCTGCATCACCGCCTACGGCCGGGCCGCGTCCCGCGCCATGGATGCCGCCGAACCTGGTGACGCCCTGCGGCTGCTGGAGGGATCGGCGGTGCTGCGTCCGTTGTCCATGGCCGACCAACTGGTGCGGGTGCGGGCTCAACTGCGCCTGGGACAAACCGGTGAGGCGCTGGCGGGCCTGGAGGCATTGGCGCTGAACCTGGGCATCCAGCTGCTGGGCACCGAACCCGAGACCGTCTCATCGGTCGACGCGCCGATCGCGGCGCGAACGCTCGTGTTGGCGGGGCGCACCTACCGCGCCATCGGAGAACAGGACAACGCCGCGACCGCGTGGCGTCAGGCGTGGCAGGTCGCCAGCGACGCCGGCCTCGCCAACGAGCAGTCCGACGCCCTGTGCCGCCTGGGAATGTTCGACTACCTCGCCGGGCGGTTGCGTCGCGCGGAGGAACGCTTCACCACCGCGTTGGAGGTCGCCAGCGGTGCCCAGGACAGTCGCGCACAGGCGTGGGCGTTGCAACACCTCGCGTGGGTGCAGACCAGCCGGGGTGACTTCTCCGCCGCCGAGGGGTCCCTCGGTCGTGCGGCCCGCCACTTCGCGATGCAACGCGACCGGATGGGCCGCGCCTGGGTGCGTAGTTCAGCGGCCTTCACACGTCTGCTGGCCGGTCGACTTCGTGAGGCGGGTCGACTCGCCGAGGCCTTCGGGCCATTCGGTGAAAAAGTCGGTGACGCCTGGGCGGTCGGCATGTTGCGGGCCGTCGGCGCGTTCAGTGCGGTCGAGCTGGGGCACGTCGAACAGGCCGACTCGATGGCACGGCGGGCCTTCCGTTCCTTCGACCGCATCGACGACACCTGGGGTCGCGGTTTCACCCTGGTGGTGCGTGCTCATATCGCGCGTGACCTGGGCGAACTCGACCATGCGATGAACCTGCTGGACGACGCCGAACACTATGCGGCGGAGGCGGCCCACCCGCTGCTGTCGGGGATGACTTACACGCTGCGCGGTTTCTGCCTGCTCGGACTGGGCGACGCCGACGGCGCGGAGGCCTCGGCACGCAGCACGTTGGCGCTGGCCGTTCCGCACGAGGTGTTGGAGCCGGTGAAGGTCGGTCCGTTGGCCCTGCGGGCCGAGGCGCGACTCGCCAAGGGCGACCGCGACACGGCGATGCGGTGGTTGGCAGAGTTGAGTGAGGAGTACACCGCGCCGGCGCTGTTGTTCCCACGCCGACGGGTCGTCGCCCGGTACGCTCAACTGCTGTTGGCCGACGGCCGGACCGACGAGGCGAGGACCTGGGCACTGCGTGCCCTGAACTCACCCGGTGAAGACGCTTTCTCCGGGGAATTCGTCGCCAGAGTCGCCCGGGAGTCTGGAGTGGACATCGGTGCCGCGCAGCGGCAGGTGGTGTCGGCTTCCTGA
- a CDS encoding MBL fold metallo-hydrolase, with the protein MDTPPWVRLFRAANPGPMTLEGTNTWVIPGRSGALVVDPGPHLEEHLQAVAATGPVCGVLLTHHHPDHAEGLERFAELTGARIVNPAPGETLPHGDLAITTLPTPGHTRDSVSFRVSGAADAVFTGDTILGRGSTSVLWPDGDLGAYLASLDLLAQQGDVPVLPGHGPIRPSCRDAATGYLAHRRQRLVQVDAAREAGATTARQIVEVVYADVDRSLWPAAEATVAAQLEYLTSRDGEHNPDDDGWGVRE; encoded by the coding sequence ATGGACACGCCACCGTGGGTACGGCTATTTCGGGCCGCCAACCCCGGCCCCATGACGCTGGAAGGCACCAACACCTGGGTGATCCCCGGGCGATCCGGTGCTCTGGTCGTCGATCCCGGCCCCCACCTGGAAGAACACCTACAAGCCGTCGCCGCCACCGGACCGGTGTGCGGAGTACTGCTGACCCACCACCACCCCGACCACGCCGAAGGACTCGAACGGTTCGCCGAACTCACCGGCGCCCGGATCGTCAACCCGGCCCCCGGCGAGACCCTGCCCCACGGCGACCTCGCGATCACCACCCTGCCCACGCCCGGGCACACCCGGGACTCGGTGTCGTTCCGCGTCAGCGGCGCCGCCGACGCCGTCTTCACCGGCGACACGATCCTGGGACGCGGCTCGACCTCCGTGCTGTGGCCCGACGGCGACCTGGGCGCCTACCTGGCCAGCCTGGACCTGCTCGCTCAACAGGGCGACGTCCCGGTGCTGCCCGGACACGGGCCCATCCGCCCCAGTTGCCGTGACGCGGCCACCGGATACCTCGCGCACCGCAGGCAGCGCCTCGTGCAGGTCGACGCCGCGCGCGAGGCGGGCGCCACCACCGCCCGCCAGATCGTGGAGGTGGTCTACGCCGACGTCGACCGCTCCCTGTGGCCGGCCGCCGAGGCGACCGTCGCCGCTCAACTGGAGTATCTGACATCACGTGACGGGGAACATAACCCCGACGACGATGGTTGGGGTGTGCGTGAGTAA
- a CDS encoding RidA family protein, with protein sequence MADVTARLAELGITLPPVVPPVAAYQPAVRSKDHVYVSGQLPMVDGKLPATGLVGAEVSPEDAYDLARICALNGLAAVDSLVGLAKVVRIVKVGGFVASAPGFTGQPGVINGASELFGEVFGEAGKHARAAVGVSSLPLGAPVEVDLIVEVED encoded by the coding sequence ATGGCTGACGTGACCGCGCGCCTGGCCGAATTGGGCATCACACTTCCGCCGGTGGTTCCGCCAGTGGCCGCATATCAACCCGCCGTGCGCTCCAAGGATCACGTGTACGTGTCCGGGCAGTTGCCGATGGTCGACGGGAAACTGCCCGCCACCGGGCTGGTCGGCGCCGAGGTGAGCCCCGAGGATGCCTACGACCTGGCGCGGATCTGCGCGCTCAACGGGCTGGCCGCCGTCGACTCGCTCGTCGGGTTGGCCAAGGTTGTTCGGATCGTCAAGGTCGGTGGTTTCGTGGCCTCGGCACCCGGATTCACCGGTCAGCCGGGCGTCATCAACGGTGCCAGCGAACTCTTCGGCGAGGTCTTCGGCGAAGCCGGTAAGCACGCTCGTGCCGCCGTCGGTGTCAGCTCGCTGCCGCTGGGTGCGCCCGTCGAGGTCGACCTGATCGTCGAAGTCGAGGACTGA
- a CDS encoding ArsA family ATPase — MPSETRTMPHLHVVTGKGGVGKTTVAAALAMALAPPGGRTLLVEVEGRQAIAALFDSAPLPYEERHMVTAPGGGEVFALTVDAEEALMDYLAMFYRLGPAGRALRKVGAIDFATTIAPGLSDILLTGKVKEATTRTDHGRRVYDAVVLDAPPTGRVSRFLNVTVEASKLARVGPIRTHSEGVARLLHSKRTAVHVVTRLEEMPVQETADAIEELESLKLPVGDVIVNAVNPPLLSGVKVTKAGLKRDLAAAGLPTDKELIDALADEAADHQRRLAVQERLRAELAELDRPTVELPLFTDGIDLSNLYSMASLLRDHVNGEDR, encoded by the coding sequence ATGCCGTCCGAAACCAGGACCATGCCCCATCTTCATGTCGTGACCGGTAAGGGCGGGGTGGGTAAAACCACGGTCGCGGCCGCTTTGGCGATGGCTCTGGCTCCGCCGGGCGGCCGAACCCTGTTGGTGGAGGTGGAGGGGCGGCAGGCGATCGCGGCCCTGTTCGATTCCGCTCCGCTGCCCTACGAGGAACGCCACATGGTGACCGCGCCCGGCGGCGGTGAGGTGTTCGCGTTGACCGTGGACGCCGAGGAAGCCCTCATGGACTACCTGGCGATGTTCTACCGGCTCGGCCCGGCCGGGCGGGCGCTGCGCAAGGTCGGTGCGATCGATTTCGCGACCACGATCGCGCCGGGCCTGTCGGACATCCTGTTGACCGGCAAGGTCAAGGAGGCCACCACCCGCACCGATCACGGCCGCCGGGTCTATGACGCGGTGGTGTTGGACGCACCGCCGACGGGCCGGGTGTCGCGGTTCCTGAACGTGACGGTGGAGGCGTCGAAGCTGGCGCGGGTCGGCCCGATCCGCACCCACAGTGAGGGGGTCGCGCGGCTGCTGCATTCGAAGCGGACCGCCGTGCACGTGGTGACCCGCCTGGAGGAGATGCCGGTACAGGAGACCGCCGACGCGATCGAGGAACTGGAATCGTTGAAGCTGCCGGTGGGTGATGTGATCGTGAATGCGGTCAACCCGCCGCTGCTGTCGGGTGTGAAGGTGACGAAGGCGGGCCTGAAGCGGGACCTGGCGGCGGCGGGGCTGCCCACCGACAAGGAGTTGATCGACGCGCTGGCCGACGAGGCCGCCGATCATCAGCGCCGGTTGGCGGTGCAGGAGCGGCTGCGAGCCGAACTCGCCGAGCTGGATCGGCCCACTGTGGAACTTCCGTTGTTCACCGACGGCATCGACTTGTCCAATTTGTACTCCATGGCCAGTCTGCTGCGGGATCATGTGAACGGGGAGGACCGGTGA
- a CDS encoding ArsA family ATPase translates to MKKPQHLDTDALIADPQTKVVVCCGSGGVGKTTTAAALALRAAEKHGRRTVVLTIDPAKRLAQSLGLAELDNTPRRVEKVVDGSLDAMMLDMKRTFDEVVLSHTTREQAEEIFANPFYQAMSGTFAGTQEYMAMEKLAQLRAEDRWDLIVVDTPPSRSALDFLDAPARLARFLDGRMLRLLTSSSRGGHSMFSLMTSSMSFFTRAINKVIGGRMLSDIATFAASLDSTFGGFRTRAEATFRALQDQQTAFLVVAAPEPDAIREAVYFTRRLTEERMPLAGLVLNRSHSVPASGLSAQRALGAAEGLEADGSVSSTADVLRIHARLVSQVATETRIAARYTAACPDVPQARVPAFAADVHDLEDLRAVAEALINR, encoded by the coding sequence GTGAAGAAACCTCAGCACCTCGACACCGACGCGCTCATCGCCGACCCGCAGACCAAGGTCGTGGTGTGCTGCGGTTCCGGCGGCGTCGGTAAGACGACCACGGCCGCGGCGTTGGCGCTGCGAGCCGCCGAGAAGCACGGCCGACGCACCGTGGTACTCACCATCGACCCGGCCAAACGCCTGGCACAGTCACTCGGACTGGCCGAATTGGACAATACGCCGCGGCGGGTCGAGAAGGTCGTCGACGGGTCCCTGGACGCCATGATGCTGGACATGAAGCGCACCTTCGACGAGGTCGTGCTCTCCCACACCACGCGCGAACAGGCCGAAGAGATATTCGCCAACCCGTTCTACCAGGCAATGAGCGGCACCTTCGCCGGTACGCAGGAGTACATGGCGATGGAAAAACTGGCACAGTTGAGGGCCGAGGATCGGTGGGATCTGATCGTCGTCGACACCCCGCCGTCACGTTCGGCACTGGACTTCCTGGACGCGCCGGCCCGCCTGGCCCGTTTCCTCGACGGGCGGATGTTGCGCCTGTTGACCTCGTCGTCGCGTGGCGGTCACAGCATGTTCTCGCTGATGACCTCGTCCATGTCGTTCTTCACCCGTGCGATCAACAAGGTCATCGGCGGGCGGATGCTGTCCGACATCGCCACGTTCGCGGCGTCGCTGGACTCGACGTTCGGGGGCTTCCGTACCCGCGCCGAAGCCACGTTTCGGGCACTACAGGACCAACAGACGGCATTTCTGGTGGTCGCCGCCCCCGAACCCGATGCGATTCGGGAGGCGGTCTACTTCACCCGACGCCTGACGGAGGAACGCATGCCCCTGGCCGGGCTGGTTCTCAACCGGTCACACTCGGTGCCGGCGTCGGGATTGTCCGCTCAGCGGGCGCTGGGCGCCGCCGAGGGATTGGAAGCCGACGGTTCGGTCAGCTCCACGGCCGACGTGCTGCGGATTCACGCTCGGTTGGTCTCTCAGGTGGCCACCGAGACGCGAATCGCGGCCCGTTACACCGCGGCCTGCCCGGACGTCCCCCAGGCACGTGTACCCGCCTTCGCCGCAGACGTACACGACCTGGAGGACCTACGAGCAGTCGCCGAGGCATTGATCAACCGATAG
- a CDS encoding WhiB family transcriptional regulator translates to MTMRVEWSSAAACREGDPDALFVQGAEQNVAKKVCKGCPVRMECLADALDNQVEFGVWGGMTERERRALLRKHPDVSSWRRIFEKALAEEERQRRGRTLTTIG, encoded by the coding sequence ATGACGATGAGGGTTGAATGGTCGTCCGCGGCGGCGTGCCGCGAAGGCGACCCGGACGCGCTGTTCGTGCAGGGGGCGGAACAGAACGTTGCGAAAAAGGTCTGCAAGGGGTGCCCGGTGCGCATGGAGTGCCTGGCCGATGCACTGGACAACCAGGTGGAATTCGGTGTCTGGGGTGGCATGACCGAACGGGAGCGGCGGGCGCTACTGCGGAAGCACCCTGATGTCAGCAGCTGGCGGCGCATCTTCGAGAAGGCCTTGGCCGAGGAGGAGCGTCAGCGTCGCGGTCGTACCCTCACGACTATCGGTTGA